One region of Bradyrhizobium betae genomic DNA includes:
- a CDS encoding patatin-like phospholipase family protein encodes MSEKIFGGHIDGGSQGAARTAASQLLSATNIWSDAPSPPPASQPIPVVPPASPPDPVAQVPVTVEVAITAAPVAAARIRSGQWPPRRLSLALQGGGTFAAFTWGVLERLLEEPSIEFDTISGASAGAINAILLACGLAEGGREAARSRLNRFWIRLMHEASFRSLMLVGGFSAAGSSVAFGPTLRSGQFDPFDLDPLRQALSRDINFAALRDAACPKLLIAATRIRDGQQQIFGNDDVTADVALASTCPPLVHCAVEIEGEAYWDGGLGGNPPLLRLAQETTATDLLLVQVTPARDSFVPITLAAIDRRLDQIAANAALKAEIAAIEWAQTHAAPSLRLFRIAAEDSVDGLAQRSSTDLGRGFIRLLHRSGREAAERWLGQGAAVTPGAAPAAAEPALA; translated from the coding sequence ATGAGCGAGAAGATTTTCGGCGGGCATATCGACGGTGGTTCGCAGGGTGCGGCGCGCACCGCGGCGAGCCAGCTGCTCTCGGCGACCAACATCTGGTCCGATGCGCCCTCGCCGCCTCCCGCATCACAACCAATCCCCGTTGTGCCACCGGCGTCACCACCTGATCCCGTCGCGCAGGTGCCTGTCACGGTCGAGGTCGCCATCACCGCCGCGCCGGTCGCCGCCGCGCGCATCCGCTCCGGCCAATGGCCGCCACGAAGACTGTCGCTGGCGCTTCAGGGCGGCGGCACCTTCGCGGCCTTCACCTGGGGCGTGCTGGAGCGGCTGCTGGAGGAGCCGTCGATCGAATTCGACACGATCAGCGGCGCCAGCGCCGGCGCCATCAACGCGATTCTGCTCGCGTGCGGCCTCGCCGAGGGTGGCCGCGAAGCGGCGCGCAGCCGGCTGAACCGTTTCTGGATCCGCCTGATGCACGAGGCCTCGTTCCGCTCGCTGATGCTGGTCGGTGGCTTCTCGGCGGCGGGAAGCTCGGTCGCGTTCGGACCGACGCTGCGCTCCGGCCAGTTCGATCCGTTCGACCTCGATCCGCTGCGGCAGGCGCTGTCGCGGGACATCAATTTTGCGGCGCTGCGCGACGCGGCCTGTCCAAAGCTGCTGATCGCAGCGACGCGAATCCGCGACGGGCAGCAGCAGATCTTCGGCAACGACGACGTCACCGCCGACGTCGCGCTGGCCTCGACCTGTCCGCCGCTGGTTCACTGCGCGGTCGAGATCGAGGGCGAAGCCTATTGGGATGGCGGCCTTGGCGGCAATCCGCCGCTGCTGCGTCTGGCGCAGGAAACCACGGCGACCGACCTGCTGCTGGTCCAGGTCACGCCGGCGCGCGACAGCTTCGTGCCGATCACGCTCGCCGCGATCGACCGCAGGCTCGACCAGATTGCGGCCAATGCCGCCCTGAAGGCCGAGATCGCCGCGATCGAATGGGCGCAGACGCACGCGGCCCCGTCGCTGCGCCTGTTCAGGATCGCGGCCGAAGACTCCGTCGACGGGCTGGCGCAACGCTCGTCCACCGATCTCGGCCGCGGCTTCATCCGCCTTCTGCACCGGAGCGGCCGCGAGGCCGCCGAACGCTGGCTCGGGCAAGGCGCGGCCGTGACGCCAGGCGCCGCGCCTGCGGCGGCCGAGCCGGCGCTAGCCTGA
- the dprA gene encoding DNA-processing protein DprA, with the protein MLSLQGDAVDAINPSMELTEADRIDRLRLIRSDNVGPRTFRSLVDHFGTARVALERLPDLARRGGAARSGRICSAEEAKAELAASRKFGIAWLAPGEDGYPTRLAMIDDAPPLLAVRGDAKTLMRPMIAIVGSRNASGAGLKFAGQLARELGEAGFIVISGLARGVDQAAHRASVASGTIAVLAGGHDCIYPPEHGDLLASILDQTGAAISEMPLGHEPRARDFPRRNRLISGASLGVVVVEAAHRSGSLITARMAAEQGREVFAVPGSPLDPRAAGTNDLIKQGATLVTEAADIINAVAPIMERPLMHSADEPDSEPFESDPQGHDRDQITGLLGPTPISIDDLVRMSGASPAIVRTVLLELELAGRLERHGGGLVSLL; encoded by the coding sequence ATGCTGTCCCTGCAAGGAGACGCCGTGGACGCCATCAATCCCAGCATGGAGCTGACCGAGGCTGACAGGATCGACCGCCTGCGGCTGATCCGCAGCGACAATGTCGGGCCGCGCACCTTTCGTTCGCTGGTCGATCATTTCGGCACAGCGCGCGTCGCGCTGGAGCGGCTGCCCGATCTGGCACGCCGCGGCGGGGCCGCGCGATCGGGACGGATCTGCAGCGCTGAGGAAGCGAAGGCCGAGCTCGCCGCCAGCCGCAAATTCGGCATCGCCTGGCTCGCCCCCGGAGAGGACGGCTATCCGACGCGGCTGGCGATGATCGACGATGCGCCGCCGCTGCTCGCCGTGCGCGGCGATGCCAAAACCTTGATGCGGCCGATGATCGCCATCGTCGGCTCGCGCAACGCCTCCGGCGCCGGCTTGAAATTCGCCGGCCAGCTGGCCCGCGAACTTGGCGAGGCCGGCTTCATCGTCATCTCCGGGCTCGCCCGCGGCGTCGACCAGGCCGCGCACCGCGCCAGCGTCGCGAGCGGCACGATCGCAGTGCTCGCCGGCGGCCACGATTGCATCTATCCGCCCGAGCACGGCGATCTGCTGGCCTCGATCCTCGATCAGACGGGCGCGGCGATTTCCGAGATGCCGCTCGGCCACGAGCCGCGCGCCCGCGATTTCCCCCGCCGCAACCGGCTGATCTCGGGCGCCTCGCTCGGTGTGGTCGTGGTCGAAGCCGCGCATCGCTCGGGCTCGCTGATCACGGCGCGCATGGCGGCCGAACAGGGCCGCGAGGTGTTCGCGGTGCCGGGCTCCCCGCTCGATCCACGCGCCGCCGGCACCAACGATCTGATCAAGCAGGGCGCGACACTCGTCACCGAAGCCGCCGACATCATCAACGCGGTCGCACCGATCATGGAGCGGCCGTTGATGCATTCCGCCGATGAGCCCGACAGCGAGCCGTTCGAGAGCGATCCGCAAGGGCACGACCGCGACCAGATCACCGGCCTGCTCGGCCCCACCCCCATCTCGATCGACGACCTCGTGCGGATGTCCGGCGCCTCGCCCGCGATCGTGCGCACGGTCCTGCTGGAGCTCGAACTGGCGGGGCGGCTCGAACGCCATGGCGGCGGATTGGTCTCGCTGCTTTGA
- a CDS encoding aspartate carbamoyltransferase catalytic subunit, producing MTSKSTFVLGHRHLLGIEGLSAADITGLLDLSEEYVALNRQVDKKRTVLRGRTQVNLFFEASTRTQSSFELAGKRLGADVMNMSVSSSSIKKGETLVDTAMTLNAMHPDILVVRHHASGAVELLARKVDGSVINAGDGAHEHPTQALLDALTIRRNKGRIEGLVVAICGDVLHSRVARSNIILLNTMGARVRVVGPSTLLPPGIERMGVEVARDMREGLNGADIVMMLRLQRERMNGSFVPSTSEYFHYFGLDQKKLAYAKPDALVMHPGPMNRGVEIDTAVADGAQSLIREQVEMGVAVRMAVLEALARNLPNA from the coding sequence ATGACATCGAAATCGACCTTCGTCCTCGGCCACCGGCATTTGCTGGGCATCGAGGGCCTTTCCGCGGCCGACATCACCGGCCTCCTCGACCTGTCCGAAGAATATGTCGCGCTCAACCGCCAGGTTGACAAGAAGCGCACCGTCCTGCGTGGACGGACGCAAGTGAACCTGTTCTTCGAGGCCTCGACCCGGACCCAGTCCTCGTTCGAGCTCGCCGGCAAGCGGCTCGGCGCCGACGTCATGAACATGTCGGTGTCCTCCTCGTCCATCAAGAAGGGCGAGACGCTGGTCGACACCGCGATGACGCTGAACGCCATGCACCCGGATATCCTGGTGGTCCGGCATCACGCCTCGGGCGCGGTGGAACTGCTGGCCCGCAAGGTCGACGGTTCCGTGATCAATGCCGGCGACGGCGCGCACGAGCATCCGACCCAGGCGCTGCTCGATGCGCTCACCATCCGCCGCAACAAGGGCCGGATCGAGGGTCTCGTGGTCGCGATCTGCGGCGACGTGCTCCATTCGCGCGTCGCGCGCTCCAACATCATCCTGCTCAACACCATGGGCGCCCGCGTCCGCGTCGTCGGCCCCTCCACCCTGCTGCCGCCCGGCATCGAGCGGATGGGCGTCGAGGTCGCGCGCGACATGCGCGAGGGGCTCAACGGCGCCGACATCGTCATGATGCTGCGGCTCCAGCGCGAGCGCATGAACGGTTCCTTCGTGCCGTCGACCTCCGAATATTTCCACTATTTCGGGCTCGACCAGAAGAAGCTCGCCTACGCCAAGCCGGACGCGCTCGTGATGCATCCCGGCCCCATGAACCGCGGCGTCGAGATCGACACCGCGGTCGCCGACGGCGCGCAATCGCTGATCCGCGAACAGGTCGAGATGGGCGTGGCCGTGCGCATGGCCGTGCTCGAAGCGCTCGCCCGCAATCTGCCGAACGCGTGA
- a CDS encoding dihydroorotase encodes MLTDRRPILLANARVVDPSRDFDGPGDVLIADGIIRETRRGIGAAGVPEGTDVVNCAGKIVAPGLIDMRAFVGEPGFSHRETFASASQAAATGGITTIICQPDTSPVIDNSATVDFVMRRARDTAIVNIQPMAALTKGMHGEEMTEFGLLKAAGAIAFSDSDKSVTNAQVMRRALTYARDFDALIVHYTEDPDLVGEGVMNEGEFASRLGLMGIPNAAEAVMLERDMRLVALTGGRYHAASLTCIDSLDVLKRARDAGLAVTASASINHLALNENDIGPYRSFLKLSPPLRTEDDRRALVAAVASGLVDVIMSDHNPQDVEVKRLPFAEAASGAIGLETMLPAGLRLVHNDELDLKTLIRAMSTRPAEILGLPGGTLRAGSPADVIVIDPDVPWVVDPADLKSPCKNTPFDEARFTGRVVRTIVGGRTVYEHV; translated from the coding sequence ATGCTGACTGACCGCCGCCCCATCCTGCTAGCCAACGCCCGCGTCGTCGATCCCTCCAGGGATTTCGACGGCCCCGGCGATGTCCTGATCGCCGACGGCATCATCCGCGAGACCCGCCGCGGCATTGGCGCGGCCGGCGTCCCCGAGGGCACCGACGTCGTCAACTGCGCCGGCAAGATCGTGGCTCCCGGCCTGATCGACATGCGCGCCTTCGTCGGCGAGCCCGGCTTCAGCCATCGCGAGACATTTGCGTCCGCGAGCCAGGCGGCCGCGACCGGCGGCATCACCACCATCATCTGCCAGCCCGATACGTCTCCGGTGATCGACAATTCGGCGACCGTCGACTTCGTGATGCGCCGCGCCCGCGACACCGCGATCGTCAACATCCAGCCGATGGCGGCGCTGACAAAGGGAATGCACGGCGAGGAGATGACGGAGTTCGGCCTGCTCAAGGCGGCCGGCGCGATCGCCTTCAGCGACAGCGACAAGAGCGTGACCAATGCGCAGGTGATGCGCCGCGCCCTCACCTACGCGCGCGATTTCGACGCGCTGATCGTGCATTACACCGAGGATCCCGATCTGGTCGGCGAAGGCGTGATGAACGAGGGCGAGTTCGCCTCGCGCCTCGGCCTGATGGGCATCCCCAATGCCGCCGAGGCCGTGATGCTGGAACGCGACATGCGCCTCGTCGCGCTCACCGGCGGGCGCTATCACGCGGCCTCGCTGACCTGCATCGACTCGCTCGACGTGCTGAAGCGCGCCCGCGACGCCGGCCTCGCCGTGACCGCCTCCGCTTCGATCAATCATCTTGCGCTGAACGAGAACGATATCGGCCCCTACCGTTCGTTCCTGAAGCTGTCGCCGCCGCTCCGCACCGAGGACGACCGCCGCGCGCTGGTCGCCGCGGTGGCCTCCGGCCTCGTCGACGTCATCATGTCCGACCACAATCCGCAGGACGTCGAGGTCAAGCGCCTGCCGTTCGCGGAAGCGGCATCCGGCGCCATCGGGCTCGAGACCATGCTGCCGGCAGGCTTGCGGCTGGTCCACAATGACGAGCTCGACCTGAAGACGTTGATCCGGGCGATGTCGACGCGGCCGGCCGAGATCCTGGGTCTGCCGGGCGGAACTCTCCGCGCAGGCAGCCCGGCCGACGTCATCGTGATCGATCCTGATGTGCCCTGGGTGGTCGATCCCGCCGACCTCAAATCGCCCTGCAAGAACACCCCGTTCGACGAAGCGCGCTTTACAGGCCGCGTCGTGCGCACGATTGTCGGCGGACGGACGGTCTACGAACATGTCTGA
- a CDS encoding winged helix-turn-helix transcriptional regulator: MVKRTSFEGDACPIARSLESIGDWWSLLIIREALFGLRRFGEFQSKLGMAKNILSARLRSLVDHGILATAPASDGSAYQEYVLTPKGSGVFPILVALRQWSEAFDDRPEEIATILVDRENGRPVKKLELHAEDGRLLSQADTMVKVRPAPRRRSA; the protein is encoded by the coding sequence ATGGTGAAACGAACCAGCTTCGAAGGCGATGCCTGCCCGATCGCACGGTCGCTGGAATCGATCGGCGACTGGTGGTCGCTCCTCATCATCCGCGAGGCGTTGTTCGGCCTACGCCGCTTCGGCGAGTTCCAGAGCAAGCTCGGCATGGCCAAGAACATCTTGTCCGCGCGCCTGCGATCCCTGGTCGACCACGGCATCCTGGCGACGGCGCCTGCCTCCGACGGCAGCGCCTATCAGGAATATGTGCTGACGCCGAAGGGCAGCGGCGTCTTCCCGATCCTGGTGGCGCTGCGGCAATGGAGCGAGGCGTTCGACGACCGGCCCGAGGAGATCGCGACCATCCTGGTGGATCGCGAGAACGGCCGCCCGGTCAAGAAGCTCGAACTGCACGCAGAGGACGGGCGGTTGCTCAGTCAGGCGGATACGATGGTGAAGGTGCGACCGGCGCCGCGAAGGCGGTCGGCGTGA
- a CDS encoding M15 family metallopeptidase, giving the protein MERDHVKVTAAVVLATGFISSAHAQSLPGGFVYLREIDPSIIQDIRYATSNNFVGRPLAGYGAGECVVKREVGLRLKAVQQELAAQNLSLKMFDCYRPAQASLDMVKWSQNGHETAAERRYNPKIAKTELFRLGYIASRSQHSTGAALDLTLVDLKADNSAKYDPSKTYADCTAPVEARLPEGSVDMGTGYDCTDTKGHTAAPSITPEQRAWRKRLVAAMAKQGFVNYSKEWWHFSLPEAGGAAYDFPIQPRRN; this is encoded by the coding sequence ATGGAGAGAGATCACGTGAAGGTAACGGCAGCCGTGGTCTTGGCGACTGGCTTCATCTCATCCGCCCACGCCCAATCGCTCCCCGGCGGCTTCGTCTATCTGCGCGAGATCGATCCCAGCATCATCCAGGACATCCGCTACGCCACCTCGAACAATTTCGTCGGCCGTCCGCTCGCAGGCTACGGCGCCGGCGAATGCGTGGTGAAGCGGGAGGTCGGGCTGCGGCTGAAGGCGGTTCAGCAGGAACTTGCGGCGCAAAACCTGTCGCTGAAAATGTTCGACTGCTACCGGCCGGCGCAGGCCTCGCTCGACATGGTGAAGTGGTCGCAGAATGGCCATGAGACCGCCGCTGAGCGGCGCTATAATCCCAAGATTGCCAAGACCGAGCTGTTCCGCCTCGGCTATATCGCGAGCCGCTCGCAGCATTCCACCGGCGCGGCGCTCGATCTCACGCTGGTCGATCTGAAGGCTGACAATTCGGCCAAATACGACCCGTCAAAAACCTATGCCGACTGCACGGCGCCGGTTGAGGCGCGGCTGCCTGAGGGCAGCGTCGACATGGGCACCGGCTACGACTGCACCGACACGAAAGGCCATACTGCGGCACCGTCGATCACGCCGGAGCAACGCGCCTGGCGCAAGCGGCTGGTGGCTGCGATGGCGAAGCAAGGCTTTGTGAACTATTCGAAGGAGTGGTGGCATTTTTCCCTGCCGGAGGCCGGCGGGGCAGCCTATGATTTTCCGATCCAGCCGCGACGGAACTGA
- a CDS encoding FMN-dependent NADH-azoreductase: MKLLHIDSSVLGPHSVSRQVSAAIVDRLRQATPSLNVVYRDLTQTPLAHLSGSHLEAAQGAPAPAELGPDLAASAAVLNEFLDADIVVIGAPMYNFTIPSQLKAWIDRVLVAGKTFKYGANGPEGLAGGKRVIVAISRGGYYGAGTPAASLEHLETYLRGVLAFMGITSPEFIVADGIQVGPEHREKSLANALQAATSLRAA, encoded by the coding sequence ATGAAACTCCTCCACATCGATTCCAGCGTGCTCGGCCCCCACTCCGTCAGCCGGCAGGTGTCCGCCGCCATCGTCGACCGCCTCAGGCAGGCAACGCCATCGCTTAATGTCGTCTATCGCGACCTGACCCAGACCCCGCTCGCCCATCTCTCCGGCTCGCACCTTGAAGCCGCCCAAGGCGCGCCTGCGCCCGCGGAACTCGGACCCGACCTTGCCGCGAGCGCCGCGGTGCTCAACGAGTTTCTCGATGCCGACATCGTCGTGATCGGCGCGCCGATGTACAATTTCACCATCCCGAGCCAGCTCAAGGCCTGGATCGACCGCGTCCTCGTGGCGGGGAAGACGTTCAAGTACGGCGCTAACGGTCCGGAGGGCCTTGCCGGCGGCAAGCGTGTGATCGTGGCGATCTCGCGCGGCGGCTATTATGGCGCGGGCACGCCTGCGGCGTCGCTGGAGCACCTCGAAACCTACTTGCGCGGCGTGTTGGCTTTCATGGGCATCACGAGCCCCGAATTCATTGTCGCCGACGGCATCCAGGTCGGCCCAGAGCATCGCGAGAAGTCACTCGCGAACGCACTTCAGGCGGCAACGAGCCTGCGCGCGGCATAA
- a CDS encoding SDR family oxidoreductase — MRLKDKTALITGGNSGIGLATAKLFVAEGAKVIITGRNKETLDAAAKELGTNAIALVADATDIAATDAAIKKGTEKFGKLDIVFANAGIAGAGGTPLGSATLEAFEKVIRTNLTGVFFTVQSALPYLNDNSSIILNGSVISVLGIPGYSAYGAAKAGVRAMARIMASELSPRGIRVNVVAPGAIRTPIWGAAIATPEAEKAFEKRIGLATPLGRIGEPDHVSKTVLFLASDDAAHVQGQEIFVDGGAVASPAGAPIYRG; from the coding sequence ATGAGACTGAAAGACAAGACGGCACTCATTACCGGCGGCAACAGCGGCATTGGCCTGGCGACGGCAAAACTGTTCGTGGCCGAGGGCGCGAAGGTGATCATCACCGGGCGCAACAAGGAGACGCTGGACGCCGCGGCAAAGGAACTCGGGACGAACGCGATTGCGCTCGTCGCCGACGCCACCGACATCGCGGCGACCGATGCCGCGATCAAGAAGGGCACCGAAAAATTCGGCAAGCTCGACATCGTGTTCGCCAATGCGGGCATCGCCGGCGCCGGCGGCACGCCGCTCGGTTCGGCAACGCTGGAGGCCTTCGAAAAGGTCATCCGCACAAACCTCACCGGTGTGTTTTTCACAGTGCAGTCCGCGCTGCCTTACCTCAACGACAATTCCTCGATCATCCTCAACGGCTCGGTGATCTCCGTGCTCGGCATTCCCGGCTACTCCGCTTACGGCGCGGCGAAGGCCGGCGTACGCGCGATGGCGCGGATCATGGCCTCGGAACTGTCGCCGCGCGGCATCCGCGTCAACGTCGTCGCGCCCGGCGCGATCCGCACGCCGATCTGGGGCGCCGCGATCGCAACACCGGAAGCCGAGAAAGCCTTCGAGAAGCGCATTGGACTGGCGACGCCGCTCGGCCGCATTGGCGAACCCGATCACGTCTCGAAGACGGTGCTGTTCCTCGCGTCGGACGATGCCGCGCATGTGCAGGGCCAGGAGATCTTCGTCGACGGCGGCGCGGTTGCCTCTCCGGCTGGCGCGCCGATCTATCGCGGCTGA
- a CDS encoding GIY-YIG nuclease family protein, translated as MGIYVYMLRCADGSFYVGSATGDDTSKRVDEHNAGAYPGYTYSRRPVVLVWSEHFDRITDGIAAERQLKGWSRAKKEALVRSDWTSVSLLARRRAGEPRSKK; from the coding sequence GTGGGTATCTATGTCTACATGCTCCGCTGCGCGGACGGCTCTTTCTACGTTGGAAGCGCGACCGGCGATGACACATCCAAGCGGGTCGATGAGCACAACGCCGGCGCTTATCCGGGATATACTTACTCCCGGCGCCCGGTCGTCCTGGTGTGGTCGGAGCATTTTGATCGGATCACGGACGGCATTGCCGCGGAACGTCAACTCAAAGGCTGGAGTCGCGCCAAGAAGGAGGCGCTCGTTCGCTCGGATTGGACGTCGGTAAGCCTGCTTGCGCGGCGACGCGCGGGGGAGCCTCGGTCGAAGAAGTAA
- the plsY gene encoding glycerol-3-phosphate 1-O-acyltransferase PlsY, producing the protein MGLEAFLPIAFVIGYLLGSIPFGLILTRLAGTQDIRSIGSGSIGATNVLRTGRKSLAAGTLLLDALKGTVAVVIAGYIAGPNAAMLAGLGAFLGHLFPVWLKFRGGKGVAVYIGILLGLFWPAALVFCLLWLATAFTTRYSSLSALVASFITPLFLWWFGHLALAALAAVLTLLLFYAHRENIKRLQSGKESRIGEKA; encoded by the coding sequence ATGGGGCTTGAAGCCTTCCTGCCGATCGCCTTCGTCATCGGCTACCTGCTCGGCTCGATTCCGTTCGGGCTGATTCTCACCAGGCTCGCCGGCACGCAGGACATTCGCTCGATCGGCTCCGGCAGCATCGGCGCCACCAACGTGCTGCGCACGGGACGCAAGAGCCTTGCCGCGGGCACGCTGCTGCTCGACGCGCTCAAGGGCACCGTGGCCGTGGTGATCGCCGGCTACATCGCCGGCCCCAATGCCGCGATGCTGGCCGGGCTCGGCGCCTTCCTCGGCCATCTCTTCCCGGTCTGGCTCAAGTTTCGGGGCGGCAAGGGCGTCGCCGTCTATATCGGCATCCTGCTCGGATTGTTCTGGCCGGCCGCACTGGTGTTCTGCCTGCTCTGGCTGGCGACCGCGTTCACCACCCGCTATTCCTCGCTCTCGGCGCTGGTGGCGTCGTTCATCACGCCGCTGTTCCTGTGGTGGTTCGGCCACCTCGCGCTCGCAGCGCTGGCCGCGGTGCTGACGCTGCTGCTGTTCTACGCGCATCGCGAGAACATCAAGCGGCTGCAATCAGGCAAGGAAAGCCGGATCGGCGAGAAGGCGTAA
- a CDS encoding winged helix-turn-helix transcriptional regulator — translation MGTSLKPAHTDLPAAQMPDRDHADCRGVASILSRVGDKWSVFVIMMLSDGPKRFNELKRMINGISQRMLTLTLRGLERDGLVTRTIFPTIPPRVDYELTDLGRGLQQPVKALGQWAIEHQEQIATARTRFDERNGG, via the coding sequence ATGGGCACATCCTTGAAACCTGCACACACCGATTTGCCTGCCGCGCAGATGCCGGATCGCGACCATGCCGACTGCCGCGGCGTGGCCTCGATCCTGTCCCGCGTCGGCGACAAATGGAGCGTGTTCGTCATCATGATGCTGAGCGACGGTCCGAAGCGCTTCAACGAGCTGAAGCGCATGATCAACGGCATCTCGCAGCGGATGCTGACCCTGACGCTGCGGGGCCTCGAGCGCGACGGCCTCGTCACGCGCACGATCTTCCCGACCATCCCGCCGCGCGTGGATTACGAGCTGACCGATCTCGGCCGCGGGCTGCAGCAGCCGGTCAAGGCGCTCGGGCAGTGGGCGATCGAGCACCAGGAGCAGATCGCGACGGCGCGGACGCGGTTCGATGAGCGGAACGGCGGCTGA
- a CDS encoding amidase — MISLADLQRRIEAGELSPDDAIAQSHAAIEAKEKDVRAFVRHDKTAKAQGAGPLRGIAVGIKDIIDTANMPTEMGSEIYRGWQPRSDAPVVMMLKRAGATIIGKTTTTAFASRDPTPTLNPHNPGHTPGGSSSGSAAAVGAGMIPLALGTQTGGSVIRPAAYCGAAAIKPSFRMLPTIGVKCYSWALDTVGLFGSRAEDLARGLLAMTGRTEFSGIVPAKAPRIGVVRQEFAEAVEPAAEEGLQAAIKAAEKAGASVRTIELPEAVQEAWRIHPIIQDFEAHRALAWEFSEHHDEIAPMLRASLDETVGLTPKEYDDARRVARRGRRELGELFEGFDVLLTYSAPGTAPAKELASTGSPRYNRLWTLMGNPCVAVPVMKVGGLPIGVQVIARFGNDPAALAAAWFLEDALAKSG; from the coding sequence ATGATCTCACTCGCCGACCTCCAGCGCCGCATTGAAGCCGGCGAGCTTTCGCCTGATGACGCCATCGCCCAGTCGCATGCGGCGATTGAGGCGAAGGAGAAGGATGTCCGCGCCTTCGTCCGCCATGACAAAACCGCGAAGGCGCAAGGCGCCGGGCCGCTGCGCGGCATCGCGGTCGGCATCAAGGACATCATCGATACCGCCAACATGCCGACCGAGATGGGCTCGGAGATCTATCGCGGCTGGCAGCCGCGCTCGGATGCGCCGGTCGTGATGATGCTGAAGCGGGCGGGCGCCACCATCATCGGCAAGACCACGACGACGGCGTTTGCCTCGCGCGATCCGACCCCGACGCTCAATCCGCACAATCCCGGTCACACGCCGGGTGGCTCGTCCTCGGGCTCGGCGGCAGCGGTCGGCGCCGGCATGATCCCGCTGGCGCTGGGCACCCAGACCGGCGGCTCGGTGATCCGCCCCGCTGCCTATTGCGGTGCTGCCGCGATCAAGCCGTCGTTCCGGATGCTGCCGACCATCGGCGTGAAGTGCTATTCGTGGGCGCTCGACACGGTCGGGCTGTTCGGATCTCGCGCGGAAGATCTCGCGCGCGGATTGCTGGCGATGACCGGCCGCACCGAATTCTCCGGCATCGTGCCGGCCAAGGCGCCGCGCATCGGCGTGGTCAGGCAGGAGTTCGCCGAAGCCGTCGAGCCGGCGGCGGAAGAGGGCTTGCAGGCGGCGATCAAGGCGGCCGAGAAGGCCGGCGCGAGTGTGAGGACCATCGAGCTGCCTGAAGCGGTCCAGGAAGCCTGGCGCATCCATCCCATCATCCAGGATTTCGAGGCGCATCGCGCGCTTGCCTGGGAGTTTTCGGAGCATCACGACGAGATCGCGCCGATGCTGCGCGCCAGCCTCGATGAGACCGTCGGACTGACGCCGAAGGAATATGACGACGCGCGCCGGGTCGCCCGTCGTGGCCGCCGCGAGCTCGGCGAGCTGTTCGAAGGGTTCGACGTGCTGCTGACCTATTCGGCCCCGGGCACCGCGCCGGCCAAGGAACTCGCCTCGACTGGCTCGCCGCGCTACAATCGGCTGTGGACGTTGATGGGTAACCCTTGCGTCGCCGTGCCGGTGATGAAGGTCGGCGGACTGCCGATCGGCGTGCAGGTGATCGCGCGCTTCGGCAACGATCCCGCCGCATTGGCGGCGGCGTGGTTCCTGGAGGATGCGCTGGCGAAGTCAGGCTAG